The following are encoded together in the Humulus lupulus chromosome 5, drHumLupu1.1, whole genome shotgun sequence genome:
- the LOC133780550 gene encoding carotenoid cleavage dioxygenase 7, chloroplastic — protein MLTNLCLQIIPPKLPSSLQSPAVHRVHPSPLTKTTPAALSISTSVDDNRVTTTSYNTNFPITSHNDVVEDSTAAFWDYQFLFVSQRSETAEPVTLRVIDGAVPADFPIGTYYLTGPGIFSDDHGSTVHPLDGHGYLRAFVFDSSREVNFMARYVQTEAQREEHDPETGTWRFAYRGPFSVLKGGQKLGNTKVMKNVANTSVLMWGGRLLCLWEGGDPYEIESRTLNTIGKLEVVNGCDSISDVVYNKVDGDAWGLAVRLLRPILYGVFKMPPKRMLSHYKMDTRRNRLLTVSCNAEDMLLPCSNFTFYEFDSNFKLLHQREFQIPEHLMIHDWAFTDSYYIIFANRIKLNVLGAMTAVSGLSPMIEALSVNPGKMTTPIYLLPRFPNENKIKRDWRVPLEANSQLWLLHVGNAYQTLEDNGNKMNIQIHASACSYQWFNFHKLFGYDWHNGKLDPSIMNLNQGKIDTLPHLLQVSITVDAANGNCEVETQNKWSKSSDFPAINPAFSGTKNTYVYAATSSGSRPALPHFPFDTVAKLNVVTKSVHTWSVGSRRFIGEPTFVPIGTEEDDGYLLIIEYAVSVQKCYLVILNAKRIGETDALVARLEVPKHLNFPLGFHGFWAASN, from the exons ATGCTGACCAACTTATGCCTCCAAATTATTCCTCCAAAGCTCCCTTCTTCGCTCCAATCACCTGCCGTTCACCGAGTTCATCCGTCACCGCTTACTAAAACAACACCAGCAGCCCTTTCCATTTCCACGTCCGTCGACGACAACCGCGTCACTACCACTAGTTATAACACTAATTTCCCAATAACTTCCCACAACGACGTCGTCGAAGACTCCACTGCTGCATTTTGGGACTATCAGTTTCTTTTCGTGTCACAACGATCGGAGACAGCCGAACCGGTAACACTTCGAGTCATCGACGGCGCTGTTCCGGCTGATTTTCCCATCGGTACGTATTACTTGACCGGACCGGGGATATTCTCAGACGACCATGGCTCGACGGTGCACCCTTTGGATGGCCATGGCTACCTCAGAGCCTTCGTTTTCGACTCATCTCGGGAGGTCAATTTCATGGCTCGGTACGTGCAGACTGAGGCCCAAAGAGAAGAGCATGACCCGGAAACTGGCACGTGGCGGTTCGCTTACCGGGGACCGTTTTCTGTGTTGAAAGGAGGACAGAAGCTTGGGAACACTAAGGTCATGAAGAACGTAGCCAATACGAGCGTTTTGATGTGGGGAGGAAGGCTGCTGTGTTTGTGGGAAGGTGGCGACCCTTATGAGATTGAATCTCGAACGTTGAATACCATCGGAAAGCTTGAAGTGGTCAACGGCTGTGATTCGATCTCGGATGTTGTTTATAATAAGGTCGATGGTGATGCGTGGGGATTGGCCGTACGCCTCTTGAGACCAATTCTATACG GAGTGTTCAAGATGCCTCCAAAACGGATGTTGTCTCATTATAAGATGGATACTCGAAGGAATAGACTTCTTACTGTGTCATGCAATGCAGAAGATATGCTACTTCCCTGTAGTAATTTTACATTTTATG AATTTGACTCAAATTTCAAGCTCTTGCATCAACGAGAGTTCCAGATACCTGAGCACTTGATGATCCACGATTGGGCTTTTACCGATAGTTACTACATAATATTTGCTAACCGAATCAAACTTAATGTTCTCG GTGCAATGACAGCAGTAAGTGGGCTTAGTCCAATGATAGAGGCATTGTCAGTGAATCCAGGCAAAATGACAACACCAATTTACTTACTTCCTCGTTTCcctaatgaaaataaaataaagcgTGATTGGAGAGTGCCTTTGGAAGCTAATTCACAGTTGTGGTTACTCCATGTTGGCAATGCTTACCAAACTTTGGAGGACAATGGGAATAAGATGAATATCCAGATACATGCTTCTGCTTGTTCTTATCAATGGTTCAATTTCCACAAACTATTTG GGTATGATTGGCATAATGGTAAACTAGATCCTTCCATTATGAACTTAAATCAAGGCAAAATAGACACATTGCCTCACTTACTTCAG GTATCTATCACCGTAGATGCTGCAAATGGTAATTGTGAAGTGGAGACTCAAAACAAATGGAGCAAGTCATCCGATTTCCCAGCTATAAACCCAGCATTTTCAGGAACCAAAAACACTTACGTATATGCAGCAACTTCATCAGGGTCACGTCCTGCTTTGCCTCATTTTCCGTTCGACACAGTGGCCAAGCTAAACGTTGTAACCAAATCCGTCCACACATGGTCCGTTGGTAGCCGACGATTCATCGGAGAGCCTACTTTTGTTCCCATAGGAACTGAAGAAGACGATGGCTACCTTCTCATTATCGAG taTGCAGTTTCAGTACAAAAATGCTACCTGGTTATATTGAATGCCAAAAGAATTGGTGAAACCGACGCGCTTGTGGCCAGACTTGAAGTCCCTAAACACCTAAATTTCCCTCTTGGTTTTCATGGGTTTTGGGCAGCTTCCAACtaa